The nucleotide sequence acaagagatcttccattcttggtttccatatcatccaattatttccattcaaactaatcatgcgagaaatattactggcctccatgttcaaatacaaaaattaaatcaccaaaaccccgctctgataccagttgatggggatataaacaggaataacctttgtataggaacaaatactagaagaccaaaatacgcagcggaataaaatggaaacacaatcaaacagaacaccaagatatacgtggaaaacctcttcaatgtgaagggtaaaaaccacggggcaaactagagataattcactatgagaataatgaatatacaaatctcaatctcttgcccaaaacccaagcaacaaccacaagagaataactgggatacaaggatcacgttactgcccacaatatctaaaacctcccaagtaatcacagcaagagcctactgtagatttgatctaacttgagatgagaacactgctagatgattgtgaacagtctctctgcgttgtccttgtcttcttccctttctttctcttcctcttctgccttattctccttcttctctttggaatctcgtcgctacaaagatctgcctcgttgctgcctttttatagctttaatctgcctctaaaacgcagccaccacacccccctaatcttaattagggttaggttaagagggggtgtgagctgtgggctgataaagcccacatgggctgaatatgggccatcagcccaacacaaatatggaagaagaagaagaagaagaagaagaagaagaagaagagaaaaggggaATAATATTGAGTCGGGTCCAGCACGCGGCTGGCTTAGGCGGGCCAGGTGACGATTTGGACTTAGCTCGAGTCAGCCTCAGGTGCACTCGGTCACAATCACATGGCTATTTTTGTTTTAAATTTTAGTAAATTTAAAACTATCTTCATAATAGTTTTGATAGAAATTTTAAAGAATATCTTCatcaattaaaattataatttcgCTGCCTTAACTTTTAAATGATAGTGGCATTAACTAAAGAGGGTAAATTTACAAGTTTCATAGGAATATATTTGTTAAATATAAGtttagaataataaatataagAATCACTTCCTTCAGAGGGATACACACGCGACGCTAAAATGAGACCAACTTTATTTTGAGAAAAATAATCCTTATAATACGTTTATGCTGAATAATGGGCCAACGTGGGGCCCAATTATTGTTCGAGGACGGCATATTAACTGTAATGATTTGGAGTTCGACGTAGACTCGTCGGATAAACACTTTCAATTATTCAGATTGATCGGACAATAAATTGGATCCAATCTCAATCCAAACTACTCGTGTGAGCCTTGTGATCGTTTAGGCAATTTATCGATAGCTTCTGTTCCGGGAAGTGTGTCAACAACTCTTATGGTTGGTTGGAACAGAGCCCACCTCGAACTCGGTCCAACATCGAGATTGGGCTCGGAATGATTCCTAAATCGTTCAGTCCGACCCATGATTCGACCGCAACGGTCTAAACTAATTGGATTGCGCTGAATCGAATTCGGCCCTAACTCGAATAATTGCAGTAACTCCTGCCAACTAATTTGCCCAAGTCAAACCCACACCAAGTCTCCGATTTCTCCAGCAAGGCCGTGGGATCTTCCCTACGGACCCCATGCTCGCGAACCAATCCTGTTGAAGTTGTGCTATATGGGTTCATCAAAATTTGATGATGTCTTTAATAGCATCAGGAATCACAATTCCATATTAAAATTGCTGATCTCATCTGTGTTAGGTGATTTATGACTCAATAGTTTGACCAAGATAAGTTGAGTTTGCAAGGAAAATATCATACATGCGATATAGACATGATTTATGTATATTTagatgattgatttatatttatatactagTAGTCTCCTTCCGGGAAGCCCCATCACCTCCTCCCACCACCTCTTCACTTCCTGCGACCTTCTCTGCCAGTCCTCCCATGGCCGGTGGCGCACATTACTGCCTCCCCACCTTCGCCGTTTCCCTTCTGTTCCTCCTCGTCCTTCACCTGCCAACAACCCACTCCCTGTCGTCCGGCAACGTCCCCGTCTTCTTCCCCTCTTTCACCAACGTCGTCAATGGTACTGACGTCGTGCTCCTCAAGGACGCCGGTGTTGGCCAGGGAGCCCTTCAGATCACCCCCGACACCCTCAACCAGATCGGCTACCTAGCCAATAAGTCCGGCCGCGTTCTCCTCCCCATGCCATTCAAGCTATGGGAAGACGTTCCCGCGACGAACGGCACCAACGCCACCACCAGGTATGTGGCTTCCTTCAACACCACCTTCACCATCAACATCTACCGTCCCAACGGCACCATCCCCGGCGAGGGCTTCGCCTTTGTCATCGTGCCGTCCCTTGACGCCCCGCCCCCCGGGAGCGAGGGCCGCTACCTCGGGCTGACCAACGCCAGCCTCGATGGCGACCCCAGCAACCATCTGGTGGCCGTCGAGCTCGACACCGTGAAGGAGTCCTTCGACCCGGACGACAACCATGTCGGCCTCGATGTCAACAGCGTCGTCTCCAACGTCACCGCCAATCTGACCGCGTTCGGCATCGAGATCGCTCCCGTGAACGCCACCAACTACACCGTCTGGGTCGACTACGACGGAGCTGCCCGTCACATACGGGTCTACATGTCGGTCGCCGGCAAGCAGAAGCTATCTCTTCCCGTCTTGAGCGCTCCTCTCGACCTCAGTGATGTCGTGCTCCAGAACTCCTATTTCGGCTTCGCGGCCTCCACCGGAACCACCTACCAGCTCAACTGCGTGTTGGCATGGAATCTGACGGTAGAGAAGCtctccgacgacgacgacgggacTCCAGCATGGAAGCTTGGTGTCATCATCGCCGCACCTGTGGCGTTCGTGGCGTTGATGGTCGGGCTCGTGGTAGGCCTTTATATGAGGAGGAGAAAGGTGAGCGACGACCCGAGCATGCTGGTGGCGGGGACGCTGAAGAGCCTCCCGGGGACGCCGAGGGAGTTCGAGTTTCGAGAGCTGAGGAAGGCGACCAACAACTTCGACGAGAAGATGAAGCTGGGACAGGGGGGGTTCGGGGTGGTGTACAGAGGGGTGTTGCAGGGGGAGAACAAGGAGGTGGCGGTGAAGATGTTCTCCAGGGGCAGCCATGGCCAGGACGACTTCCTGAAGGAGCTCACCATCATTAATCGCCTGCGCCACAAGCATCTCGTCCCTCTCGtcggtgagtctcttcctcctttccCTCTTCTTCCCATTTTCCCTGCTTCGTTGTGTTGTCTTTGTCCAATGTTATCTATTCCTCACATCAAATGCAGATATTATCTGCTTTAATTTGTGTTCTTTCATAACTACTTTTTTCTGGTCAATCAATCAAACAATCTATTTCGAGGAGATATCTATCAAACAATTTGATGCTGATGTTGGGGCATCCGCACATGACTGCGTGCACGCAGGATGGTGCCACACCAAAGGGATGCTGCTCCTGGTGTACGACTACATGCCCAACGGCAGCCTGGACCAGCACCTCCATGGCGGCCGCGACCGGCCGCTGCTCAGCTGGGAGCGGCGCTACAATATCATCACCGGCGTCGCCTCCGCCCTCCACTACCTCCACGATGAGTATGACCAGCGGGTGGTGCACCGAGACCTCAAGACCTCGAACGTCATGGTCGATGCCGGCTTCAACGCCCGCCTCGGCGACTTCGGCCTCGCCCGCGCTCTCGACACCGACAAGACCTCCTACGCCGAGATCGAGCTCGGCGGCGTCCCCGGCACGCTGGGCTACATCGCTCCCGAGTGCTTTCACACCGGCAAGGCCAC is from Musa acuminata AAA Group cultivar baxijiao chromosome BXJ1-6, Cavendish_Baxijiao_AAA, whole genome shotgun sequence and encodes:
- the LOC135676644 gene encoding probable L-type lectin-domain containing receptor kinase S.5, giving the protein MAGGAHYCLPTFAVSLLFLLVLHLPTTHSLSSGNVPVFFPSFTNVVNGTDVVLLKDAGVGQGALQITPDTLNQIGYLANKSGRVLLPMPFKLWEDVPATNGTNATTRYVASFNTTFTINIYRPNGTIPGEGFAFVIVPSLDAPPPGSEGRYLGLTNASLDGDPSNHLVAVELDTVKESFDPDDNHVGLDVNSVVSNVTANLTAFGIEIAPVNATNYTVWVDYDGAARHIRVYMSVAGKQKLSLPVLSAPLDLSDVVLQNSYFGFAASTGTTYQLNCVLAWNLTVEKLSDDDDGTPAWKLGVIIAAPVAFVALMVGLVVGLYMRRRKVSDDPSMLVAGTLKSLPGTPREFEFRELRKATNNFDEKMKLGQGGFGVVYRGVLQGENKEVAVKMFSRGSHGQDDFLKELTIINRLRHKHLVPLVGWCHTKGMLLLVYDYMPNGSLDQHLHGGRDRPLLSWERRYNIITGVASALHYLHDEYDQRVVHRDLKTSNVMVDAGFNARLGDFGLARALDTDKTSYAEIELGGVPGTLGYIAPECFHTGKATRQSDVFGFGAVVLEVVCGRRPRCDVPGAQFLADWVWKLHGEGRILDAVDQRLAEGFDQGDAKRLLLLGLACSHPIPAERPKTDAIVQILSPSVAPPAVAPFKPAFVWPAGPIDEDENDDDDHGTSSRLSRTSTSMSLSMTSSHYASSSGVTPKRLSREGPAGGHPIAEV